From the Diadema setosum chromosome 3, eeDiaSeto1, whole genome shotgun sequence genome, the window TGTTTGCCTAATTTTACCATGTTTCAATCAGGTGGTGCTGTCAATAAACTAATTAAGGAATACATTAAGTGAACACGAGAAgcaaatataaataagcatacaatgtgaagtCACTATAAACAAGCGATGATTTGTATTTCTCTGGTGGGTAAAGTACTAGCTTTTCGATTCGTTATAATTAGGATATGATTAGGTTTTCATACAACAGtgggatattctttcttggttatgtggtggccctgataagggccgtttgaGATATAGGCGACTGTGGACATCTACTTGGATGTAGTGTACTTGGTGACAGCTTTGGTGCCCTCGCTGACGGCGTGCTTTGCCAGTTCTCCGGGGAGAAGGAGGCGCACTGCGGTCTGCACTTCACGGCTGCTGATGGTCGACTTCTTGTTGTACTGACCGAGACGTGCAGCTTCGGCGGCGATGCGTTCGAAAATGTCGTTGACGAAGCTGTTCATGATGGACATGGCGCGACTCgaaattccagtatctgggtggacttgcttcagaaccttgtagatgtagatgccgtagctctccttcctcttcctacgcCTCTTCTTGTCGGCATTGGGCCGGGGAGCCTTGGCAGCTTTCTTGGAACCCTTCTTGGCAACTTGTCCGGATGGAGGAGCCATTGTGAGCGTTGACTAGAGACTAGGCGGATGCGAATTCGATGcagctttgaaagagaaatgttatgGTCAGCTGCCCCCTTTCCTCTTTTATACGCGTTCGGAGGATCCGCTCGCACAgttcatgcaaattagatgaggattAGCAGAAGCATCGATTCAGGCGGGCGTGACGGCCCcgcctgccggccggccggccgcggTGGTGGAATAACGGTTTCTGCCACCAGATGGCAGTAGACagatttttgtccaattttaccTTAATTTGTTCACGAATtgcgtgtaaaaatgaaaaacgtgaataatattctctgcaaatattaaatcaccatttacttttcttttcttttctctttgtaatcaaactagatctagaaaatctcctgtaactatatatattctgtttcgtatctcgcaaaaaagctGCTAACTTCCCTTATTCCTTTTGATTGCGTGTTAAGCTTACACATGTTATCTACCTTCGTCGCCGCTTGCTGACACGCTGAAGCTGAaatctatttgtaaatattcattttgcgttagaaaaaaaaaaaacataccttcttgcattcatattttgctgatactcttctttttttacctacttgattgattgattgattgattgattgattgactgcttGTTTCCCACTGCACAATACCAAAAGCCAATGTCAGACAGCAAGATATTGTCCAGACTTACCCACATTTTGTATTGAGGGTATTGAATCTGCGTAAAATTGGCTATATGCCAAATAGGGTATAGAATCTATCCTCTTTAGTGAGTTTAACTCAATATCAGGTGAAGCCAAACAATCTACTtgattcataatacaatgtagtcaatAATTAGCagggtttgttttggtttttttgtgtgtgtgtgttttttttttggtgggtgtgtgtgtgtgcgtgtgtgtgtgtgtgtctttttttttatcttctgttttttttttttttttttttctgaatgatacTGTCTTGGTAGTATCTCCAAATTCCAGTCCATGTCCAGGCGTGGGGCGGCATGTGCATTgtgagcttcacaactctgaaatatctgtgagcagaggcaacaacttcaccaaagaaatgtgtaatgttgttgctttatacaaCCCGCCCACTATGGGagcaacaactttaccaaaaaggcaacaactttacacataaagcaacaactttacaattgtatgacaacaactttacaattgtatgacaacaactttacttatgaaaataacgtctctctttttctttctctctctctcactctctctatttgcaaCTGGGGGCTGTGATCAGCGAATGGATGCCATAATTATTCTATTACCTTCAATTACAACCGGTAAACTCTGCAAAGCGTATAATGAGGGCGTTTTAAGAGCATTGCCacgaaacagaaatctgaacttAAAAGATGTACGAACAGTGTggttatatagatagatagattgcgCATTGATTCAAACGTGCTACTTATGATGACGTTCCgtaataaagaaaaggaaagagatgtggaaacttgtttcattaagtgtattctttcttgataatgtggtggctctgaaaagagccgttgttttgtggtgcaggaggCCGTTAAATTCTAGCCGCCAAATCCGTAGAGTGTTCGTCCCTGCCTCTTCAACGCGTAGACGACGTCCATGGCAGTAACCGTCTTGCGTTTGGCATGCTCGCAGTATGTCACTGCATCGCGGATCACGTTCTCAAGGAAGACTTTCAGGACTCCGCGGGTTTCTTCGTAGATGAGGCCCGAGATTCGCTTCACGCCGCCCCTTCTTGCCAGACGACGGATGGCTGGCTTGGTGATGCCCTGGATGTTATCTCGAAGAACTTTGCGGTGCCGCTTTGCTCCTCCCTTTCCTAGTCCTTTGCCTCCTTTACCGCGTCCAGACATGATGGCGTGAGTTGATTGTGGTTTAGCTGATGAGAGATCCAAAAGCCGAATGATGACGCTCCCAATGACCGAACAGGGTTAAGTAACCGCTTTGCGGACATGGAGGGCGACGCCCCATTCTCCTACTGTCCGCCGCGGCCAGCCCACGATCCGCCTGCACGAGATCCGGCTGGATCGAGTGCGCCACCTCACGGCCGTTCGTTACGTTGACCAGACCAGCACCGCGAGTCGGACGGGCACTGTGTCACATCACATACATTACTCTGTCGCACATTAcctaaagaaatgaacaaatacaatacacaTATGATAATATTGACAGCATGAAGCTACATAGATATGGAGtggcagatatatacatatacatatacatatgtacacacactcacactcacataaTTTCGAGCTCGAAAcgatttttcagagtaaaacttctctcccaaacgaaaaccatcaccctcccccccccccgctcgcatTCTGTTTAGCCTATTTTCGCTAGCTCTCACACAATTGTTTGCTCTTGAGTAACACATAAAACTCCTCAACTGTGCCTTCATCTaccatttctctccttttcaacataaattcaccaatatagaatgatttctctttttgtaaactattcctttctatttccccgtttcgtgtatttccttcttttttttttttcctttcttttctcagtGCATCATTCCATCGACTAGTTGATACTGCAAcaattattctttcttgggtttgtggtggctcttaaaagagccgtttgatttttggtgtgaggTGCAAATAAACTTATTTGGCACCCTTCTTGGCAGCAGGCTTCTTTGGTTTTGCCGCCTTGGATTTGGTCGTCGTCTTCTTCGCCACTTTCTTCGGGGTTGCCTTCTTGGATGGCTTCTTTGCTGCGGTCTTCTTCTTGGGCGTCTTCGTTTTCTCCGACTTGGTTGCTGTCTTCTTCGCCGGCTTCTTCTTTgtcgccttcttcttcttctccttcttttctgctgcagctttggccttcttggcgaccgccttctctttctttgcggCTGCCTTTGCCTTTGCCTTCTCGCGGTCAgccttgacctttgccttctgcttctcttttcgtgccttctccgcCGCCTCTGCCTttgctgccttgacgttcagctTGAAAGAGCCAGATGCCCCGACACCTTTCGTCTGAACCAGTGTCTcgttggcaacccctttccgcaGAGCTCGCTTGATGAAGATGGTCTGTCGGTCCATATCGCCTACTTTGTAGTTGGCTGCGATGTACTTCTTAATGGCCTGAAGCGATGATCCATTCCGCTCCTTCAGTGCGCCGATAGCAGCATTGACCATCACCTGGGTCGGTGGATGCTCGGGCGCTTTCTTCTTGGTCGTCTTCTTTGCTGCTTCCGAAGCCGCCATCACGATAACAATCGATGCGATACGTAGTGAGTCAGAGAGTAGTGGAACAAAACTAATGACTCGCAACCTTCGCACTGTCGTTTTATCAGCTCATTGCGTACCTCGAAGGAATCACCGGACATCTCGGGCATGGCGTCGTGCAGACGCTCTGCCTAATGTGCTTCCACATCTGTTCTCTGTTTCATATTACTTGATTTACTTTTCTGCTCCATTTGTTTTATCCACGTGTTTCCCTAAGGCAGCTGTTTTATATTACAACATGCCGAAAACTGCAACAATTTTAGACAGCAAACGCACAAACACTAGAGCATTaatgcaatcaaacacacaaacttcctACATACATGTGGCTGTGCTGTTCTTATGTTGTCGATAAATTactcttttgttttaataccTTCTTTTTAACCTCAGAACGGCCTCGCCTGACGATTTATCATCTGTgcatttcataaattcataaattcttCCGAAATTAACTTGGTACGTAACTCTTGCTTATTTTCATACTCTAGTCTATGCTTATTCTTTACTCCATATTCTCTCCTCATCTAATGGTATGTATTGCCACCTTACatatttagtctttattctttaGTCTAGATATCCCTTATCCATTTTGTCTCcttatataatatcatgcattgtcaccttacatatttatcattatatttcttcctttctctacatttcctatatttatgtgtgattcaagtaaggataattagagagagagagagagagagagagagagaaaggaaaaaaaaagaaaaagaaaagaaaagaaaaaaaaaaccagatatAGCGGAAAtctcaacacaacacaaaatagcatgatgaattgaatgtattctttctggaaaatgtggtggccctgataagggccgtttggTTGAAAAGAGCCGCCGTGAAGTGTCTAACTGGACTTTGCAGtcttcttcggcagaagcacagCCTGGATGTTTGGCAGTACACCACCCTGAGCGATTGTCACGCCTCCCAGCAGCTTGTTCAGCTCTTCGTCGTTGCGAACGGCAAGTTGAAGATGTCGCGGGATGATCCTCGTCTTCTTGTTATCGCGTGCGGCGTTGCCGGCCAGCTCCAGAATCTCAGCGGTCAGGTACTCCAGAACAGCAGCTAGGTACACTGGTGCACCAGCGCCTACTCTCTGGGCGTAGTTGCCTTTACGAAGGAAGCGATGAACTCGGCCGACGGGGAACTGCAGGCCGGCGCGTGATGATCGAGACTTGGCcttggtgcgagccttgccagattttcctcgtccagacatgattggagacggagagacaaatgtgttgacgtgatctgaatgctgattcaactgagagtgtgatccccgccgattgtttccgcacccatttataccccgctcggggatccagcgggtcaagatccttttgttgaccggtcgaccaatcagcgtagccggtGGCAGAAGTGGGCAGCTGCTACTGCTGCCagtgcggacacaagcgctgtttgctgccctcttgctggctaactcgGCACAGTGTCTAGTAGTTCAATGCAGCTAGTTGTATCGCGGCGGCTgtccatatattatatttcacaataaagcaattgtgaatacacactttcagtgtgttgaatcagcattcagatcacgtcaacacattggtAAAAAGGCTCCGAATTAACGTcacaatctttctttttttttttccttttcttgaccatatagttttactttttcttacccCCTTCCCTTCACTCCTTCTGTCTCCCTATCtatccctctcccctctctctctctctccctctctatcaagCACCTTACAGACCCCTTCTCGTCTCAATTACATATGAATTGATTTGCTAGGTACATAATCACCGTAGACTGCGTTtcatttgaagggggggggggcagatatccCTACTTTACgtgcatttcatttatctttgtggttttcttgttctcatttttcatttccgttcaactacgtgtgcacttttaaatacataaatatctaacatcatccaaggctctactttttaaaactaagaataacaaacagaatattgtcctgtatgaaccatgatattctttcttgataatgtggtggctctgaaaagagccgttgtgtTGTGTGGTGCGACCACGGAGGACAGGCCTCTCTCTACGCCCTCTCTCCCCGGATGCGACGGGCCAGCTGAATGTCCTTGGGCATGATGGTAACCCGCTTGGCGTGGATGGCGCACAGGTTGGTGTCTTCGAACAGACCGACGAGATAAGCCTCGCTCGCTTCTTGGAGGGCCATGACAGCAGAACTTTGGAAGCGCAGCTCGGTCTTGAAATCCTGAGCAATCTCACGAACAAGTCGCTGGAAGGGGAGTTTGCGGATGAGAAGTTCGGTGCTCTTCTGGTAGCGGCGAATCTCACGAAGTGCGACTGTGCCGGGCCTATAGCGATGAGGTTTCTTCACTCCTCCGGTGGCGGGGGCACTCTTGCGAGCAGCCTTCGTAGCCAGTTGCTTGCGAGGAGCCTTGCCTCCAGTCGACTTGCGAGCCGTCTGCTTGGTGCGAGCCATGTTTTCTTCAGGTAACGAGTGGGGAGTTTTTTCGATGCGGAGTtgggaagagaatgaaaccgcCGGACATCCAGCTCCCATTTTATATCGCGGACGATGGATCCCTAGACCCGGGACGGATCCAATCCgtggcctgtgattggtcaagcaGTGATTTCCTTTGTCCGATCTGGGCGCACCAGCCCCGCAGCGGCGGCCCCCACCCGTCCCGTCCGCTATGGTTGGTCACGCCGCTCAACCTGTTCACGCCTTCCCGTAGATGGCGCCGTTGAGATACCAGCTCGCGAATTCAATGATTATTGCGGcgtataatatactgaaaacatcattccgaacgatttttttctgtatgcaggctgctgtaacagtgatattattaCTATACGTGCATGATGGTATTTGGAATAGATTCATATAGCAACAGCTCGTTAAGAAGACGATTATATAAAGCGGTGTGGTAATTTAATACACTCTTTTACCCGAAAGGGAAGAGCTGGCTGATTGGAAGTTAATCTATATTGTGCGGGTCTTAAACATTAATCTGTAATATGTTTGCCTAATTTTACCATGTTTCAATCAGGTGGTGCTGTCAATAAACTAATTAAGGAATACATTAAGTGAACACGAGAAgcaaatataaataagcatacaatgtgaagtCACTATAAACAAGCGATGATTTGTATTTCTCTGGTGGGTAAAGTACTAGCTTTTCGATTCGTTATAATTAGGATATGATTAGGTTTTCATACAACAGtgggatattctttcttggttatgtggtggccctgataagggccgtttgaGATATAGGCGACTGTGGACATCTACTTGGATGTAGTGTACTTGGTGACAGCTTTGGTGCCCTCGCTGACGGCGTGCTTTGCCAGTTCTCCGGGGAGAAGGAGGCGCACTGCGGTCTGCACTTCACGGCTGCTGATGGTCGACTTCTTGTTGTACTGACCGAGACGTGCAGCTTCGGCGGCGATGCGTTCGAAAATGTCGTTGACGAAGCTGTTCATGATGGACATGGCGCGACTCgaaattccagtatctgggtggacttgcttcagaaccttgtagatgtagatgccgtagctctccttcctcttcctacgcCTCTTCTTGTCGGCATTGGGCCGGGGAGCCTTGGCAGCTTTCTTGGAACCCTTCTTGGCAACTTGTCCGGATGGAGGAGCCATTGTGAGCGTTGACTAGAGACTAGGCGGATGCGAATTCGATGcagctttgaaagagaaatgttatgGTCAGCTGCCCCCTTTCCTCTTTTATACGCGTTCGGAGGATCCGCTCGCACAgttcatgcaaattagatgaggattAGCAGAAGCATCGATTCAGGCGGGCGTGACGGCCCcgcctgccggccggccggccgcggTGGTGGAATAACGGTTTCTGCCACCAGATGGCAGTAGACagatttttgtccaattttaccTTAATTTGTTCACGAATtgcgtgtaaaaatgaaaaacgtgaataatattctctgcaaatattaaatcaccatttacttttcttttcttttctctttgtaatcaaactagatctagaaaatctcctgtaactatatatattctgtttcgtatctcgcaaaaaagctGCTAACTTCCCTTATTCCTTTTGATTGCGTGTTAAGCTTACACATGTTATCTACCTTCGTCGCCGCTTGCTGACACGCTGAAGCTGAaatctatttgtaaatattcattttgcgttagaaaaaaaaaaaacataccttcttgcattcatattttgctgatactcttctttttttacctacttgattgattgattgattgattgattgattgactgcttGTTTCCCACTGCACAATACCAAAAGCCAATGTCAGACAGCAAGATATTGTCCAGACTTACCCACATTTTGTATTGAGGGTATTGAATCTGCGTAAAATTGGCTATATGCCAAATAGGGTATAGAATCTATCCTCTTTAGTGAGTTTAACTCAATATCAGGTGAAGCCAAACAATCTACTtgattcataatacaatgtagtcaatAATTAGCagggtttgttttggttttttttgtgtgtgtgtgtttttttttttggtgggtgtgtgtgtgtgtgcgtgtgtgtgtgtgtgtcttttttatcttctgtttttttttttttttttttctgaatgatacTGTCTTGGTAGTATCTCCAAATTCCAGTCCATGTCCAGGCGTGGGGCGGCATGTGCATTgtgagcttcacaactctgaaatatctgtgagcagaggcaacaacttcaccaaagaaatgtgtaatgttgttgctttatacaaCCCGCCCACTATGGGagcaacaactttaccaaaaaggcaacaactttacacataaagcaacaactttacaattgtatgacaacaactttacaattgtatgacaacaactttacttatgaaaataacgtctctctttttctttctctctctctcactctctctatttgcaaCTGGGGGCTGTGATCAGCGAATGGATGCCATAATTATTCTATTACCTTCAATTACAACCGGTAAACTCTGCAAAGCGTATAATGAGGGCGTTTTAAGAGCATTGCCacgaaacagaaatctgaacttAAAAGATGTACGAACAGTGTggttatatagatagatagattgcgCATTGATTCAAACGTGCTACTTATGATGACGTTCCgtaataaagaaaaggaaagagatgtggaaacttgtttcattaagtgtattctttcttgataatgtggtggctctgaaaagagccgttgttttgtggtgcaggaggCCGTTAAATTCTAGCCGCCAAATCCGTAGAGTGTTCGTCCCTGCCTCTTCAATGCGTAGACGACGTCCATGGCAGTAACCGTCTTGCGTTTGGCATGCTCGCAGTATGTCACTGCATCGCGGATCACGTTCTCAAGGAAGACTTTCAGGACTCCGCGGGTTTCTTCGTAGATGAGGCCCGAGATTCGCTTCACGCCGCCCCTTCTTGCCAGACGACGGATGGCTGGCTTGGTGATGCCCTGGATGTTATCTCGAAGAACTTTGCGGTGCCGCTTTGCTCCTCCCTTTCCTAGTCCTTTGCCTCCTTTACCGCGTCCAGACATGATGGCGTGAGTTGATTGTGGTTTAGCTGATGAGAGATCCAAAAGCCGAATGATGACGCTCCCAATGACCGAACAGGGTTAAGTAACCGCTTTGCGGACATGGAGGGCGACGCCCCATTCTCCTACTGTCCGCCGCGGCCAGCCCACGATCCGCCTGCACGAGATCCGGCTGGATCGAGTGCGCCACCTCACGGCCGTTCGTTACGTTGACCAGACCAGCACCGCGAGTCGGACGGGCACTGTGTCACATCACATACATTACTCTGTCGCACATTAcctaaagaaatgaacaaatacaatacacaTATGATAATATTGACAGCATGAAGCTACATAGATATGGAGtggcagatatatacatatacatatacatatgtacacacactcacactcacataaTTTCGAGCTCGAAAcgatttttcagagtaaaacttctctcccaaacgaaaaccatcaccctcccccccccccgctcgcatTCTGTTTAGCCTATTTTCGCTAGCTCTCACACAATTGTTTGCTCTTGAGTAACACATAAAACTCCTCAACTGTGCCTTCATCTaccatttctctccttttcaacataaattcaccaatatagaatgatttctctttttgtaaactattcctttctatttccccgtttcgtgtatttccttctttttttttttcctttcttttctcagtGCATCATTCCATCGACTAGTTGATACTGCAAcaattattctttcttgggtttgtggtggctcttaaaagagccgtttgatttttggtgtgaggTGCAAATAAACTTATTTGGCACCCTTCTTGGCAGCAGGCTTCTTTGGTTTTGCCGCCTTGGATTTGGTCGTCGTCTTCTTCGCCACTTTCTTCGGGGTTGCCTTCTTGGATGGCTTCTTTGCTGCGGTCTTCTTCTTGGGCGTCTTCGTTTTCTCCGACTTGGTTGCTGTCTTCTTCGCCGGCTTCTTCTTTgtcgccttcttcttcttctccttcttttctgctgcagctttggccttcttggcgaccgccttctctttctttgcggCTGCCTTTGCCTTTGCCTTCTCGCGGTCAgccttgacctttgccttctgcttctcttttcgtgccttctccgcCGCCTCTGCCTttgctgccttgacgttcagctTGAAAGAGCCAGATGCCCCGACACCTTTCGTCTGAACCAGTGTCTcgttggcaacccctttccgcaGAGCTCGCTTGATGAAGATGGTCTGTCGGTCCATATCGCCTACTTTGTAGTTGGCTGCGATGTACTTCTTAATGGCCTGAAGCGATGATCCATTCCGCTCCTTCAGTGCGCCGATAGCAGCATTGACCATCACCTGGGTCGGTGGATGCTCGGGCGCTTTCTTCTTGGTCGTCTTCTTTGCTGCTTCCGAAGCCGCCATCACGATAACAATCGATGCGATACGTAGTGAGTCAGAGAGTAGTGGAACAAAACTAATGACTCGCAACCTTCGCACTGTCGTTTTATCAGCTCATTGCGTACCTCGAAGGAATCACCGGACATCTCGGGCATGGCGTCGTGCAGACGCTCTGCCTAATGTGCTTCCACATCTGTTCTCTGTTTCATATTACTTGATTTACTTTTCTGCTCCATTTGTTTTATCCACGTGTTTCCCTAAGGCAGCTGTTTTATATTACAACATGCCGAAAACTGCAACAATTTTAGACAGCAAACGCACAAACACTAGAGCATTaatgcaatcaaacacacaaacttcctACATACATGTGGCTGTGCTGTTCTTATGTTGTCGATAAATTactcttttgttttaataccTTCTTTTTAACCTCAGAACGGCCTCGCCTGACGATTTATCATCTGTgcatttcataaattcataaattcttCCGAAATTAACTTGGTACGTAACTCTTGCTTATTTTCATACTCTAGTCTATGCTTATTCTTTACTCCATATTCTCTCCTCATCTAATGGTATGTATTGCCACCTTACatatttagtctttattctttaGTCTAGATATCCCTTATCCATTTTGTCTCcttatataatatcatgcattgtcaccttacatatttatcattatatttcttcctttctctacatttcctatatttatgtgtgattcaagtaaggataattagagagagagagagagagagagagagagagaaaggaaaaaaaaagaaaaagaaaagaaaagaaaaaaaaaccagatatAGCGGAAAtctcaacacaacacaaaatagcatgatgaattgaatgtattctttctggaaaatgtggtggccctgataagggccgtttggTTGAAAAGAGCCGCCGTGAAGTGTCTAACTGGACTTTGCAGtcttcttcggcagaagcacagCCTGGATGTTTGGCAGTACACCACCCTGAGCGATTGTCACGCCTCCCAGCAGCTTGTTCAGCTCTTCGTCGTTGCGAACGGCAAGTTGAAGATGTCGCGGGATGATCCTCGTCTTCTTGTTATCGCGTGCGGCGTTGCCGGCCAGCTCCAGAATCTCAGCGGTCAGGTACTCCAGAACAGCAGCTAGGTACACTGGTGCACCAGCGCCTACTCTCTGGGCGTAGTTGCCTTTACGAAGGAAGCGATGAACTCGGCCGACGGGGAACTGCAGGCCGGCGCGTGATGATCGAGACTTGGCcttggtgcgagccttgccagattttcctcgtccagacatgattggagacggagagacaaatgtgttgacgtgatctgaatgctgattcaactgagagtgtgatccccgccgattgtttccgcacccatttataccccgctcggggatccagcgggtcaagatccttttgttgaccggtcgaccaatcagcgtagccggtGGCAGAAGTGGGCAGCTGCTACTGCTGCCagtgcggacacaagcgctgtttgctgccctcttgctggctaactcgGCACAGTGTCTAGTAGTTCAATGCAGCTAGTTGTATCGCGGCGGCTgtccatatattatatttcacaataaagcaattgtgaatacacactttcagtgtgttgaatcagcattcagatcacgtcaacacattggtAAAAAGGCTCCGAATTAACGTcacaatctttctttttttttttccttttcttgaccatatagttttactttttcttacccCCTTCCCTTCACTCCTTCTGTCTCCCTATCtatccctctcccctctctctctctctccctctctatcaagCACCTTACAGACCCCTTCTCGTCTCAATTACATATGAATTGATTTGCTAGGTACATAATCACCGTAGACTGCGTTtcatttgaagggggggggggcagatatccCTACTTTACgtgcatttcatttatctttgtggttttcttgttctcatttttcatttccgttcaactacgtgtgcacttttaaatacataaatatctaacatcatccaaggctctactttttaaaactaagaataacaaacagaatattgtcctgtatgaaccatgatattctttcttgataatgtggtggctctgaaaagagccgttgtgtTGTGTGGTGCGACCACGGAGGACAGGCCTCTCTCTACGCCCTCTCTCCCCGGATGCGACGGGCCAGCTGAATGTCCTTGGGCATGATGGTAACCCGCTTGGCGTGGATGGCGCACAGGTTGGTGTCTTCGAACAGACCGACGAGATAAGCCTCGCTCGCTTCTTGGAGGGCCATGACAGCAGAACTTTGGAAGCGCAGCTCGGTCTTGAAATCCTGAGCAATCTCACGAACAAGTCGCTGGAAGGGGAGTTTGCGGATGAGAAGTTCGGTGCTCTTCTGGTAGCGGCGAATCTCACGAAGTGCGACTGTGCCGGGCCTATAGCGATGAGGTTTCTTCACTCCTCCGGTGGCGGGGGCACTCTTGCGAGCAGCCTTCGTAGCCA encodes:
- the LOC140246594 gene encoding histone H2B.1, embryonic-like; this encodes MAPPSGQVAKKGSKKAAKAPRPNADKKRHTGISSRAMSIMNSFVNDIFERIAAEAARLGQYNKKSTISSREVQTAVRLLLPGELAKHAVSEGTKAVTKYTTSK